The genome window GTTACATCACATGAACTGTCATGACATTCACGATCTGGTATCCAGCCACAACACCAACACAATTCCCGCAGCTGATGACACTAATGCAATTCGCGGAATAAACAGCATCGTCAGTTTCTTCATCAACTCGCAGTAAAGCAGGTTTAGGCTCCCTTACGCCCTCTGTATTTCACCAATATAGAAAAGCCTTGCACAATGTCTGCAAGGCTCTAAGTATCTATTATACCATCCTTTTTTGATGTGCCAATTCTCAATCGAAAGAATTGATCCCCTGCAGCACGCTCCGCAGCACTGTGGCCGTCTGTTCCGCCACAGCCTCCACCCCCGCCGGTGTCAGGTGGATATGATCCTCGCAGATCATCTTCTCCTTGTTGGGGGCCACCACCACATACAGGTCGTTAACCAGAGCGTTCTCTTCTCTGGCAACCTTCCGCAGGATATCATTGTACTGCAGGATATCCCCGTGGTCCCCGTGCATTGTAGGTGTGGTTGTGGCAATAACAATCGGGAGGTCCGGTTTCCCAGTCACCTTCCTCAGGATCCTGCAGATCCTGTGGCAGGTTTCCTCATACAGATCCAGAGGATAGAAATGCCTTCCCTCCTGATAGTCATCCCCCATATCCCATAAGCCGCAGTTCCACTGCACCAGATCCGGTGAAGGCATGTTGGGAAGCCAGAACCGAAGGGAGTTCAGCGTATACCCGCTCCACCTTCCGTTTTCCTCCGGCCCGGAAACCCCTGCGATATCAGAGAGCTTTTCCGCAACAACAGGCTGGTACTGCATCCGGACAGAATCGCCAAGTAAAATGATCTGTTTCATGGTGTGACCTCCAGATAATCGGTTATTTCCTTTACGCTCTCTGTATAAGATTTATTTACTTCCTCGCAAACCTTTCCCTGACACGAGGCGACGCTATGATCTTTCCCTTGACATCAATGCTCTCGATCACTTCCAGCGCAAGATCATCGAGTTTTTCGTCAATGATAACAACGCCATAGCCGCCGACTTTGATCTTTTTCCCTTTTTCTTTGGCACTGATGAGCTGGTCTTCAGAAAACACATAGATCCCTATGAACCACTCTGCTTTGGATTCACGATGCCTTTGTGTCTCATTCTCAATAATGGATTGTTTCTGATCCAGCGCCTGCCTTACTGACTGATTAATAAAATCGCTGCGATTGGAATAATAGCCCAGATCCACCAGCAGGTCTATCTGGGACAGTGTACCGACATTCATATTGACGGATACTTTTTCTGAACTGCCATCCATATTATGTTCCTCCTATATTCCTTTTATGCTCCAGTTGGAGCATGATTAGAGTATATCCTTCAATTCAGAATCTGTCAACACAAAAAACGAATTCTCGATTTCCGTAATACATATCACAATGCTGTAAACAATGCCCGCGATCCATTGAAAACTATTCTTTTATTGGATATAGTATTTGCGGATAAAACACGTCCCCGGTACATCTATAACAAAGGAGCGATCCGGATGCAGGAAAAGGTCGAATCATTTCTGAACAAATGCGAGCATGAGAAAAAACTGGCAAGAGAAAAATACTGCTGGCTTGTCCAGGAATACGCGGGACTTCTGGATGAAGAAGAAGGATATGTGGAAGTCTCAAAGGAAGATTGGGAACGGTTTAAAAATTCCGAATCCCAGCCGGTCCTGTACGCAAATAAGAAATACTATGTCACAAAGAAACTCCCGATCAAAATGACCGATGAGGAGTTCGCTGCCGTTGAAAAAGAAATCCCGGAAAAAGTGCTCAATGGTATGAAACGGGAATCCACGGATACTAACAAAGACAAAGACTGGCCCTATATCATTCTTCTCGCTGCCGCCTGCCTGATCTGGGCTGCCGGGCTGATCATTTCCATCAGTGCCTCACTGCTCTTTTCCGGCCTGTATACCAAAGAATTGAGTGGTTTTAGCTTTATTACTTTCTTCGGTACTCTCATCCCTTACCTGCTTTACGGCTCCATATGCTTCTTCCTGGCGGAAGTATGCAAAAAAGCCCGGAAGGTGATTAACGTGTACGAGAAAAAGAACAAAGAACCAGCTGAAGAATAATGCCCATAAGAATATTATGATAAGGATGCAAAATAATGAAGAAACTGATTGCCCTGCTGGCAGCATTCATTCTGACCCTGACTGCAGTCGCTGCCTTTGCTGAAGAAACGGATTACACCGGAACCACCTGGTATATGGTCCGGGAGGATATGTCGAATGGTTCCGTCTACCTTTATTCAGCCAATGCCACAAAAGGAATGACCATTGTCATGGGTGAAGACAGCAATGCGGAGATCTACACCTGGGCTCCGAATGACAACCAGAAATACGGTTATGCCATGAACTG of Aristaeella lactis contains these proteins:
- a CDS encoding SGNH/GDSL hydrolase family protein — its product is MKQIILLGDSVRMQYQPVVAEKLSDIAGVSGPEENGRWSGYTLNSLRFWLPNMPSPDLVQWNCGLWDMGDDYQEGRHFYPLDLYEETCHRICRILRKVTGKPDLPIVIATTTPTMHGDHGDILQYNDILRKVAREENALVNDLYVVVAPNKEKMICEDHIHLTPAGVEAVAEQTATVLRSVLQGINSFD